The genomic interval GCGTCGGAAGGAACTGCCGGCTCGTCACCTGTCGCGGCCGATTTTTGGGGGGCCTGCGGTTCGCGAAAAATAATGGCGACGTCGGCGGCGAGCACAAACGCGAGTGCCGGCATTGCGGCCAGCAGCGCCGTCATGTTCAGATGGCCCCACAAATCCAGAACCACCATGGCCGCGTTCAAACCCATGCCGATAAAATTCATGGCCGCAAAAGTCCACCAGCGCTGCCTGATGCCGACCGCCAACAAAGCGAGAAAAAGCGCGGCCACCAGGCTCGTTGCAACTGTGAAAAACATTTGACTTCGAGGTAACAGGAAACTTTTTCAAGATGATGCCAATTAAGTTTTTAAGCAAGTGTAAAAATAACTATAGCGACATTCCGGCATCTTGCGAACGCGACTCCGGTGAATTGAAAACACACTTTAAACCCAGAGCCTCGGAGCAAACAGAGAAAGCACGGAAATAAAAAAGCCTCCGTTGCGGAGGCTGGTCAAGACAAGAACTCAAATTAAGCGCGCTGGCGCCGGGCATTGAGCAAAATCCCAATGCCGAAAGCAATCAAGATCAGCGGCCAATATTTCGCCACCTCATCAAGATGCCAGTAGTCGAAATTTTCAAAAATCATCGCGACGCCGAACAATATGAGCGCGGCACCGGGGATGAGCATGCCCCAGTGCTCGGGGACAAAAACATATTGCGCCACCAAACCAAGCCCGATCGCGATGGGGAAGACTGGCATCGAATGGAAATAAGGAATCACGTCGAAATTGCGCAGCACAAAAAACCCGCCGAGACTGAGAAAAAATACGGCGCCGAAGACGCCGTCACGATGGCCCCGGCCGCGAATCCGATACGCCGAGGCCAGGCCCAGCAGGATAAAAATGAACGGATAGAGATCATACCACGAAGGCAGGCGCACGCTCAGACGCTCGGCCAACATGGCGAGGCCGATTAAAATCAAAATCAAGCCGCCAACCAACGAACCCCTGCCGCGAGGATTTTTCATGGGCTTTCACCTCTCACACTTGTGATCAAACACCCTCCTTCTCCTTCAAGTTCCACTAACCGGCGTAACGGAATTTTTCGCCGCCGGCTTCTCTTCGGGCACGACGATCATCATGACGATATACGTCACAATGCCGAAGATCATGCCGCTCGAAATGGTCATCAGGACAAAGCCGATTCGAATGAAAGACGGGTCGATATTGAAATATTTGGCCAGCCCGGCGCAAACACCGCCGATCATGCGCTCGTCGACGGCGCGCAGCAGCCGCTTTTCACTCATTCGCGCTTGTCCTGGGGAAAAAGAACCTGTGGTTTCCGGCGCGCCGCCTGCGGGCGCAGCAAACGACGGCGGCTTGACGGCATCTTGCGCCGGACGGAAGATCAACATCAAGCCCAAGGCAATAATAAAGAGCGAAAACAAGAAGCGCCAATTAAACCAACGCGGGACATAACGATCCCAATGCCACGGCACCATGAAATCCCAGTTCATTTTATCGGCCAGAAAAAAGAGGCCAAGGAGAATCAAAGCCGCGCCGATAAGAGGCTGCGCATTCTTCGGCGGCCGCGGCGGCGTCACGATGGCGAAACGATTCTCCGGCACGATGATCCATGCCGCGATGTAGGCAAAAATGCCGATCCCATGAACAAAAATGCTGAAAAACCAGATGATCCGCACCACCACCGGATCAACGTTGAAGTATTCCGCCACGCCGCCGCAAACGCCGGCGATATAACGATTGACCAGCGAGCGGTACAGGCGGCGCTGCCCGGTTTCGGGCGGCGGAGTCGTTTTCGTTTCTTCGTTCACTGTAAATTACCGTTTGATCTGTTAACGTCAATACTATAAACGAAGGCCTTTCCTATGGGTTTCATTTGGCGGGGAGAAATTTTTTCTCCAGCGCGACGATTTTTTCGACGCGGCGAAGATGGCGGCCGCCGCCGAAGCCGGTCGCCAGCCACACCTGCACGACTTCTTTGACGATGTCGATGCCGAGATTGCGGCTGCCGAGTGTCAACACGTTGGCATTGTTGTGCTCGCGGCTGTTGCGGGCAGTGTAAAGGTCGTGGCAATTCGCGGCGAGCGCGCCGGGGATTTTATTGGCGGCGATGGCCGAACCGATGCCAGCGCCGTCGATGATGATGCCGCGCCAGGCTTTGCCGCTGGCGACTTCGGTGGCGACGGCTTCGGCGATGTCGGGATAATCCACCGGCGACTCGCTGAACGTGCCGAAATCCTGAAAACGATACCCCAGCTCGCGCAAATGAATTTTGATTTGCTCTTTCAAAGCGTAGCCGCTGTGATCGGCGCCGATGGCGATGACGCCGCCGGCTGGCGGCGCAACCGGCGCTGAAGGGGGAGCTGCTTTCTCTGCTTCGCCTTCGCGGCGCAATTCGATTTTCCGAATTTTGGCGGCGTCCCGCGCGGCAGGCGTGATCAGGACGCCGGTCGGCACGACGAGCTGCGATTTTTTCTCGCGCCAGGCTTGCAGAATATCGCGCTCGGTGAGAACTTGTTTGCGGTGATTTTTGCCGGAAGATGAAGGTTTGCTCGCGGCCATGGTCAATTCACTTTCTCCGCCAAGCCGGTCATGGGCACGAATTTGACCGGCACGAGTTTGCGCCGGTACACTTTGCCGGTTTTCGCTTTGCGCAAGACCATCAAACGCTGATCGAAATCGCCAAGTGGCAAAATCATGCGACCGCTGGGGCGCAGTTGATCCAGAAGATTTTGCGGCACGTGCCCGGGCGCCGCCGAAACGATGATGCGATCAAACGGTGCGGCCTCCGGCCAACCCAGATAACCGTCGCTGCAGCGAATTCTGGCATTGCGAATCCCAAGCGTGTTCATCATCTTCCTGGCCTGCGCCGCCAACTCTTGAATGATTTCAATCGCATAGACTTTTCGGGATAGATGAGAGAGCAAAACGGTTTGATAACCCGAGCCGGCACCGATTTCAAGGACTTTTTCGCTACCGGAGAGCTTGAGATATTGCAGCATGTACGCCACGATGAACGGCTGCGAAATCGTCTGCTCGTAGCCGATTGGAACTGGAGAATCGTCATAAGCCAAGCGGCGAAAAATTTCAGGCACGAAGAGGTGCCGCGGCACCTCACGCATTGCTGCGAGCACACGCTCGTCATGAATGCCGCGCCGCTGAAGCTGGGTCTCGACCATGCGGCTGCGCCGAGTGGCGTACTCGGCCTCGCTCTGCGGTGGCTCTTCCCACCACTGCCATTTCATGCGGGATGCTCGTGGTAAATTTGTTAGGCGTAAAGTAAAACGTACGGATTAAAACGCAATCAAACTCAGTCTGCCAGAGGTGTGTCACGCTCAATTTTGCGAAAG from candidate division KSB1 bacterium carries:
- a CDS encoding DUF5668 domain-containing protein; amino-acid sequence: MKNPRGRGSLVGGLILILIGLAMLAERLSVRLPSWYDLYPFIFILLGLASAYRIRGRGHRDGVFGAVFFLSLGGFFVLRNFDVIPYFHSMPVFPIAIGLGLVAQYVFVPEHWGMLIPGAALILFGVAMIFENFDYWHLDEVAKYWPLILIAFGIGILLNARRQRA
- a CDS encoding PspC domain-containing protein, yielding MNEETKTTPPPETGQRRLYRSLVNRYIAGVCGGVAEYFNVDPVVVRIIWFFSIFVHGIGIFAYIAAWIIVPENRFAIVTPPRPPKNAQPLIGAALILLGLFFLADKMNWDFMVPWHWDRYVPRWFNWRFLFSLFIIALGLMLIFRPAQDAVKPPSFAAPAGGAPETTGSFSPGQARMSEKRLLRAVDERMIGGVCAGLAKYFNIDPSFIRIGFVLMTISSGMIFGIVTYIVMMIVVPEEKPAAKNSVTPVSGT
- the rpiB gene encoding ribose 5-phosphate isomerase B; the encoded protein is MAIGADHSGYALKEQIKIHLRELGYRFQDFGTFSESPVDYPDIAEAVATEVASGKAWRGIIIDGAGIGSAIAANKIPGALAANCHDLYTARNSREHNNANVLTLGSRNLGIDIVKEVVQVWLATGFGGGRHLRRVEKIVALEKKFLPAK
- a CDS encoding protein-L-isoaspartate(D-aspartate) O-methyltransferase, whose protein sequence is MKWQWWEEPPQSEAEYATRRSRMVETQLQRRGIHDERVLAAMREVPRHLFVPEIFRRLAYDDSPVPIGYEQTISQPFIVAYMLQYLKLSGSEKVLEIGAGSGYQTVLLSHLSRKVYAIEIIQELAAQARKMMNTLGIRNARIRCSDGYLGWPEAAPFDRIIVSAAPGHVPQNLLDQLRPSGRMILPLGDFDQRLMVLRKAKTGKVYRRKLVPVKFVPMTGLAEKVN